A portion of the Pedobacter cryoconitis genome contains these proteins:
- a CDS encoding non-ribosomal peptide synthetase, whose translation MKDIKSIMTALRKLNVNLSLTNGVLEITSHEVKMPQDLLESIELHQEKLVAYLKKNLISRDFNHILPVENGANYALSSSQRRLWIQSKFNTESVAYNMSSAYVFEETFSRDAIEYAFTALIERHEILRTVIREDESGEVRQFIQLPESSGFKLSFYDLCQDQDAEDRAKELVSLDFSRNFDLEKGPLIRAGLYQISEQRWIFSFVMHHIISDGWSMGILIRELLQLYHSYLNGLGNPLVPLRIQYKDYAAWQQEQLNGTSLEGHRSYWLEQLSGELPVLDLEGDQKRKSVRSYAGGVANRTLSKDDAAGIKGLSQGENGTLFMGLLAALNTLLYKYTQQTEMIIGSPIAGREHADLEGQIGFYLNMLALRGRFKGEDSYLSLLRHFREVTLGAYEHQVYPFDELVGSLNIAHDQSRNALFDVLIDFHDNRNAGGQELNNLKVSSFTGGEHVVSKFDLTFMFMESDQELSLSIEYNSDLYSRAYVERMHDHFAQLLSAIVANPDLPVQELNYISKAEENVLLNSFNANFDSGETYRSVLSLFEEQVSINAGDMALSYDGLTLSYHELAAKSNQLAHYLKEEYKLQQGDMVGIMQERSDKLLISILGILKAGGVYVPIDPDYPQSRKEYILEDTGLQILLTQTSYMFDLSYYEGNVFAVDIQLDELGTSAAPVVDEIAEEDMAYIIYTSGSTGQQKGCCVSHGSLANYIQWANSYYFDGTVKGNFGLFTSLSFDLTVTSIFCALTGGGSLYIYNQEKSLSDIFTHTLSLESGIDSIKLTPSHIRYLKDLNLSSESLKCAIVGGEEVVSKHVEILKQINPGMRVYNEYGPTETTVGCTVQELEAGEAVHIGRPISGAAAYVLDENLRLCAIGVSGELCISGAGVSLGYLNKEPLSREKFVADPYRLGQRLYRTGDTGRWASDGTLIFLGRKDDQVKIRGYRIELGEIEQALLRHPDIDSSAVVVKAGGDGDHELIAYLTGSEPLLIGEIRTYLHRVLPAYMIPSLFVQLDSMPLTINGKIDRKQLPDPGKGMNSGTVYVAPVNETEEQLVNIWSEVLGIDKDQIGTKSDFFELGAHSLKAIRLTSQIYKEFDVKIDLKDVFVTKTLEGQAELILKAKKVAYINILPVENGANYALSSSQRRLWIQSKFNTESVAYNMSSAYVFEETFSRDAIEYAFTALIERHEILRTVIREDESGEVRQFIQLPESSGFKLSFYDLCQDQDAEDRAKELVSLDFSRNFDLEKGPLIRAGLYQISEQRWIFSFVMHHIISDGWSMGILIRELLQLYHSYLNGLGNPLVPLRIQYKDYAAWQQEQLNGTSLEGHRSYWLEQLSGELPVLDLEGDQKRKSVRSYAGGVANRTLSKDDAAGIKGLSQGENGTLFMGLLAALNTLLYKYTQQTEMIIGSPIAGREHADLEGQIGFYLNMLALRGRFKGEDSYLSLLRHFREVTLGAYEHQVYPFDELVGSLNIAHDQSRNALFDVLIDFHDNRNAGGQELNNLKVSSFTGGEHVVSKFDLTFMFMESDQELSLSIEYNSDLYSRAYVERMHDHFAQLLSAIVANPDLPVQELNYISKAEENVLLNSFNANFDSGETYRSVLSLFEEQVSINAGDMALSYDGLTLSYHELAAKSNQLAHYLKEEYKLQQGDMVGIMQERSDKLLISILGILKAGGVYVPIDPDYPQSRKEYILEDTGLQILLTQTSYMFDLSYYEGNVFAVDIQLDELGTSAAPVVDEIAEEDMAYIIYTSGSTGQQKGCCVSHGSLANYIQWANSYYFDGTVKGNFGLFTSLSFDLTVTSIFCALTGGGSLYIYNQEKSLSDIFTHTLSLESGIDSIKLTPSHIRYLKDLNLSSESLKCAIVGGEEVVSKHVEILKQINPGMRVYNEYGPTETTVGCTVQELEAGEAVHIGRPISGAAAYVLDENLRLCAIGVSGELCISGAGVSLGYLNKEPLSREKFVADPYRLGQRLYRTGDTGRWASDGTLIFLGRKDDQVKIRGYRIELGEIEQALLRHPDIDSSAVVVKAGGDGDHELIAYLTGSEPLLIGEIRTYLHRVLPAYMIPSLFVQLDSMPLTINGKIDRKQLPDPGKGMNSGTVYVAPVNETERALVEVYEEVLKKEYIGMKDDFFALGGDSIKSIQIISRLRKKGYSVSIQDILLLPVLDDLKEKIKLVTRKIDQDIIEGEILLSPIQQYFFGNSSEDAHHYNQSVLLESKDEISEEGIKKVFDKIVHHHDALRMVYQNTSNGWKQMNKGIDQGYVFEIIDNYTESSFIEECERIQSTLDLEKGPLFKVCLFRKPGEHRLLILAHHLIIDGVSWRIIFEDLSSLYQQYLSGEPLVIPLKSDSFKYWMEKQEEYKTHTDLLNEEPFWTAIGVTKTDPLPLDHPLGTNLRSDAVIKSFNVNQELTKKLLTQCHHAYQTDTNDILLAVLSLSIKEIFSLDKIVINLEGHGRESIGNEVDVSRTVGWFTTMYPVVLEINNDEDLIKHLVTSKEVLHRVPNKGIGFGILRYLAGKQYEIDPQINFNYLGDFGTGIENAEGSRLFDFVGEYHGMESSGNRRRDSILNVSGIIVDSKISILIEFSNKQFDDATIEDLLQSFQRRLENFIVLLSEEDKTTLSPVDLTYKGLNQAQLEELSRS comes from the coding sequence ATGAAAGATATTAAGTCAATAATGACAGCATTGAGAAAGTTAAATGTGAACCTTTCTTTAACAAATGGTGTTTTGGAAATAACTTCGCATGAAGTTAAGATGCCTCAGGATCTTTTAGAGTCTATCGAATTGCATCAGGAAAAACTGGTTGCTTATCTGAAAAAGAATCTGATCAGTCGTGATTTTAATCATATTTTACCAGTTGAGAACGGAGCTAATTATGCTTTATCTTCTTCACAACGTAGATTGTGGATTCAAAGCAAATTTAATACTGAGAGCGTTGCTTACAATATGTCTTCAGCTTATGTTTTTGAAGAGACTTTTAGCAGGGATGCAATTGAATATGCATTCACAGCTTTAATTGAGCGTCATGAGATCTTGCGTACTGTTATCAGGGAAGACGAATCGGGGGAGGTCAGACAATTTATCCAGCTTCCTGAATCATCTGGATTTAAATTGTCTTTTTATGATCTTTGCCAGGATCAGGATGCAGAAGATCGGGCAAAGGAACTGGTATCACTGGATTTCTCCCGTAATTTTGATCTTGAGAAGGGTCCGCTGATCCGCGCTGGTTTGTATCAGATTTCGGAACAGCGGTGGATTTTCAGCTTTGTGATGCACCATATTATTAGTGATGGTTGGTCAATGGGAATTCTGATCAGGGAATTGCTACAGTTATACCATTCTTATCTCAACGGCTTAGGTAACCCACTTGTTCCTTTGCGTATACAATATAAAGACTATGCTGCCTGGCAGCAGGAACAATTAAACGGAACGTCTTTAGAAGGGCACCGGTCTTATTGGCTGGAACAATTATCAGGCGAGCTTCCTGTACTTGATCTGGAAGGAGACCAGAAACGAAAGTCTGTACGAAGTTATGCAGGGGGGGTAGCGAACCGTACCCTTTCCAAAGATGATGCCGCTGGGATCAAGGGGTTAAGCCAGGGCGAAAATGGTACGTTGTTTATGGGGCTGCTTGCGGCATTGAATACACTTCTATACAAATATACACAACAGACCGAGATGATTATCGGCAGTCCTATAGCGGGTAGGGAGCATGCGGACCTGGAGGGGCAGATTGGTTTTTATCTAAATATGTTGGCTTTAAGGGGACGTTTTAAAGGTGAAGACAGTTATCTTTCGCTGCTAAGGCATTTCCGTGAGGTAACCCTTGGTGCTTATGAGCATCAGGTTTATCCTTTTGATGAATTGGTAGGCTCATTGAATATAGCCCATGACCAGAGCAGAAATGCGTTGTTTGATGTATTAATAGATTTTCACGATAATCGGAATGCAGGTGGACAGGAACTGAATAACCTTAAGGTGAGTTCATTTACAGGAGGGGAGCATGTAGTTAGTAAGTTTGATCTGACATTCATGTTTATGGAATCGGACCAGGAGCTTAGCTTATCGATAGAATATAACAGTGATCTTTATAGTAGAGCTTATGTTGAGCGGATGCACGATCATTTTGCTCAGCTATTGTCAGCTATTGTTGCTAACCCTGATCTTCCTGTTCAGGAACTTAATTATATCAGCAAGGCAGAAGAGAATGTTTTATTAAATAGTTTTAATGCAAATTTCGATTCCGGGGAAACCTACCGTTCGGTATTGTCCTTGTTTGAGGAACAGGTTTCGATAAATGCGGGCGATATGGCATTGAGCTATGACGGATTGACGTTGAGTTATCATGAACTGGCTGCAAAGAGCAACCAGTTGGCACATTATTTAAAGGAGGAGTACAAGCTTCAGCAAGGTGATATGGTAGGTATCATGCAGGAAAGATCTGATAAGCTGCTGATATCAATTCTTGGGATATTGAAGGCGGGAGGAGTATATGTGCCGATCGATCCGGATTATCCGCAATCCCGTAAAGAATATATTCTGGAGGATACCGGGTTACAGATTTTACTTACCCAGACTTCCTATATGTTTGATTTATCCTACTATGAGGGAAATGTTTTTGCGGTAGACATCCAGTTGGATGAGCTGGGTACTTCAGCTGCCCCAGTAGTTGATGAGATTGCCGAAGAGGACATGGCTTATATTATTTATACCTCAGGTTCGACAGGTCAGCAGAAAGGGTGTTGTGTTAGTCATGGTAGCCTGGCTAACTATATCCAGTGGGCCAACAGTTATTATTTTGATGGAACTGTAAAAGGTAATTTTGGTTTGTTTACTTCTTTGAGTTTTGATTTGACAGTAACCAGTATCTTTTGTGCATTGACCGGCGGAGGATCACTTTACATCTATAACCAAGAGAAGTCACTTTCCGATATATTCACTCATACTTTAAGTCTGGAAAGTGGGATAGACAGTATTAAACTGACGCCTTCACATATCCGTTATCTGAAAGACTTGAACCTGAGCTCTGAGAGCTTGAAATGTGCGATAGTTGGTGGGGAGGAAGTGGTTTCTAAACATGTTGAAATCCTTAAACAGATCAATCCCGGGATGCGGGTTTATAATGAATATGGGCCAACAGAAACCACCGTAGGCTGTACTGTTCAGGAACTGGAAGCTGGTGAAGCTGTCCATATTGGACGTCCTATTTCTGGGGCAGCTGCTTATGTGCTGGATGAGAACCTGCGTTTATGTGCGATAGGGGTTTCTGGAGAGTTATGTATTAGTGGAGCTGGTGTCTCTTTGGGTTACCTAAATAAAGAGCCTCTGAGCAGGGAGAAATTTGTGGCAGATCCTTACCGATTGGGACAACGGTTGTATCGGACAGGAGATACAGGGCGCTGGGCCTCTGACGGGACGTTGATTTTTCTTGGAAGAAAAGATGATCAGGTTAAGATCCGTGGTTACCGTATAGAGCTTGGAGAGATCGAGCAGGCTTTGTTACGGCATCCAGATATAGATTCTTCTGCAGTAGTGGTGAAAGCTGGGGGTGATGGAGATCATGAACTGATAGCTTACCTGACGGGTTCAGAGCCATTGTTGATCGGTGAGATCCGGACTTATCTGCATAGGGTACTTCCAGCCTACATGATTCCATCTCTGTTTGTCCAGCTGGACTCCATGCCTTTAACAATCAATGGTAAGATAGACAGAAAACAATTACCTGATCCAGGTAAGGGAATGAATAGCGGAACAGTATATGTTGCTCCGGTTAATGAAACAGAAGAACAGCTTGTTAATATCTGGAGTGAAGTATTGGGCATTGATAAAGATCAGATAGGAACAAAAAGTGATTTCTTTGAGCTTGGTGCACATAGTTTGAAAGCGATCCGTTTAACGAGCCAGATCTATAAAGAGTTCGATGTGAAAATAGATTTGAAAGATGTTTTTGTTACGAAAACACTTGAGGGACAGGCCGAATTGATCTTAAAAGCGAAGAAAGTAGCTTATATTAATATTTTACCAGTTGAGAATGGAGCTAATTATGCTTTATCTTCTTCACAACGTAGATTGTGGATTCAAAGCAAATTCAATACTGAGAGCGTTGCTTACAATATGTCTTCAGCTTATGTTTTTGAAGAGACTTTTAGCAGGGATGCAATTGAATATGCATTCACAGCTTTAATTGAGCGTCATGAGATCTTGCGTACTGTTATCAGGGAAGACGAATCGGGGGAGGTCAGACAATTTATCCAGCTTCCTGAATCATCTGGATTTAAATTGTCTTTTTATGATCTTTGCCAGGATCAGGATGCAGAAGATCGGGCAAAGGAACTGGTATCACTGGATTTCTCCCGTAATTTTGATCTTGAGAAGGGTCCGCTGATCCGCGCTGGTTTGTATCAGATTTCGGAACAGCGGTGGATTTTCAGCTTTGTGATGCACCATATTATTAGTGATGGTTGGTCAATGGGAATTCTGATCAGGGAATTGCTACAGTTATACCATTCTTATCTCAACGGCTTAGGTAACCCACTTGTTCCTTTGCGTATACAATATAAAGACTATGCTGCCTGGCAGCAGGAACAATTAAACGGAACGTCTTTAGAAGGGCACCGGTCTTATTGGCTGGAACAATTATCAGGCGAGCTTCCTGTACTTGATCTGGAAGGAGACCAGAAACGAAAGTCTGTACGAAGTTATGCAGGGGGGGTAGCGAACCGTACCCTTTCCAAAGATGATGCCGCTGGGATCAAGGGGTTAAGCCAGGGCGAAAATGGTACGTTGTTTATGGGGCTGCTTGCGGCATTGAATACACTTCTATACAAATATACACAACAGACCGAGATGATTATCGGCAGTCCTATAGCGGGTAGGGAGCATGCGGACCTGGAGGGGCAGATTGGTTTTTATCTAAATATGTTGGCTTTAAGGGGACGTTTTAAAGGTGAAGACAGTTATCTTTCGCTGCTAAGGCATTTCCGTGAGGTAACCCTTGGTGCTTATGAGCATCAGGTTTATCCTTTTGATGAATTGGTAGGCTCATTGAATATAGCCCATGACCAGAGCAGAAATGCGTTGTTTGATGTATTAATAGATTTTCACGATAATCGGAATGCAGGTGGACAGGAACTGAATAACCTTAAGGTGAGTTCATTTACAGGAGGGGAGCATGTAGTTAGTAAGTTTGATCTGACATTCATGTTTATGGAATCGGACCAGGAGCTTAGCTTATCGATAGAATATAACAGTGATCTTTATAGTAGAGCTTATGTTGAGCGGATGCACGATCATTTTGCTCAGCTATTGTCAGCTATTGTTGCTAACCCTGATCTTCCTGTTCAGGAACTTAATTATATCAGCAAGGCAGAAGAGAATGTTTTATTAAATAGTTTTAATGCAAATTTCGATTCCGGGGAAACCTACCGTTCGGTATTGTCCTTGTTTGAGGAACAGGTTTCGATAAATGCGGGCGATATGGCATTGAGCTATGACGGATTGACGTTGAGTTATCATGAACTGGCTGCAAAGAGCAACCAGTTGGCACATTATTTAAAGGAGGAGTACAAGCTTCAGCAAGGTGATATGGTAGGTATCATGCAGGAAAGATCTGATAAGCTGCTGATATCAATTCTTGGGATATTGAAGGCGGGAGGAGTATATGTGCCGATCGATCCGGATTATCCGCAATCCCGTAAAGAATATATTCTGGAGGATACCGGGTTACAGATTTTACTTACCCAGACTTCCTATATGTTTGATTTATCCTACTATGAGGGAAATGTTTTTGCGGTAGACATCCAGTTGGATGAGCTGGGTACTTCAGCTGCCCCAGTAGTTGATGAGATTGCCGAAGAGGACATGGCTTATATTATTTATACCTCAGGTTCGACAGGTCAGCAGAAAGGGTGTTGTGTTAGTCATGGTAGCCTGGCTAACTATATCCAGTGGGCCAACAGTTATTATTTTGATGGAACTGTAAAAGGTAATTTTGGTTTGTTTACTTCTTTGAGTTTTGATTTGACAGTAACCAGTATCTTTTGTGCATTGACCGGCGGAGGATCACTTTACATCTATAACCAAGAGAAGTCACTTTCCGATATATTCACTCATACTTTAAGTCTGGAAAGTGGGATAGACAGTATTAAACTGACGCCTTCACATATCCGTTATCTGAAAGACTTGAACCTGAGCTCTGAGAGCTTGAAATGTGCGATAGTTGGTGGGGAGGAAGTGGTTTCTAAACATGTTGAAATCCTTAAACAGATCAATCCCGGGATGCGGGTTTATAATGAATATGGGCCAACAGAAACCACCGTAGGCTGTACTGTTCAGGAACTGGAAGCTGGTGAAGCTGTCCATATTGGACGTCCTATTTCTGGGGCAGCTGCTTATGTGCTGGATGAGAACCTGCGTTTATGTGCGATAGGGGTTTCTGGAGAGTTATGTATTAGTGGAGCTGGTGTCTCTTTGGGTTACCTAAATAAAGAGCCTCTGAGCAGGGAGAAATTTGTGGCAGATCCTTACCGATTGGGACAACGGTTGTATCGGACAGGAGATACAGGGCGCTGGGCCTCTGACGGGACGTTGATTTTTCTTGGAAGAAAAGATGATCAGGTTAAGATCCGTGGTTACCGTATAGAGCTTGGAGAGATCGAGCAGGCTTTGTTACGGCATCCAGATATAGATTCTTCTGCAGTAGTGGTGAAAGCTGGGGGTGATGGAGATCATGAACTGATAGCTTACCTGACGGGTTCAGAGCCATTGTTGATCGGTGAGATCCGGACTTATCTGCATAGGGTACTTCCAGCCTACATGATTCCATCTCTGTTTGTCCAGCTGGACTCCATGCCTTTAACAATCAATGGTAAGATAGACAGAAAACAATTACCTGATCCAGGTAAGGGAATGAATAGCGGAACAGTATATGTTGCTCCGGTTAATGAAACAGAGAGAGCACTGGTAGAAGTATATGAAGAAGTTCTGAAAAAAGAATACATTGGCATGAAGGATGATTTTTTTGCATTGGGAGGCGATTCGATAAAATCAATTCAAATCATTTCCAGATTGAGAAAAAAAGGATATTCGGTTTCGATACAAGATATTTTATTATTGCCAGTTCTAGATGATCTTAAAGAAAAAATAAAACTAGTCACCCGGAAAATTGACCAGGATATTATAGAAGGTGAGATTCTACTCAGCCCCATACAGCAATACTTTTTCGGAAATAGTTCTGAAGATGCACATCACTATAATCAATCTGTTCTTTTAGAAAGTAAGGATGAGATTTCTGAAGAGGGAATAAAGAAGGTATTTGATAAGATTGTTCATCACCATGACGCTTTAAGGATGGTGTATCAAAATACTTCGAATGGATGGAAGCAGATGAATAAGGGAATAGATCAGGGCTATGTATTTGAGATTATAGATAACTATACAGAAAGTTCATTTATTGAGGAATGTGAACGTATCCAATCTACGTTAGACCTTGAGAAAGGACCATTATTTAAAGTATGTCTGTTCAGAAAGCCAGGTGAACACCGACTATTGATTTTAGCACACCACTTAATTATTGATGGTGTTTCCTGGAGGATTATCTTTGAAGATTTATCTTCGCTTTATCAGCAGTATCTATCTGGGGAGCCTTTGGTCATTCCTTTAAAATCTGATTCGTTTAAATATTGGATGGAAAAACAGGAAGAATATAAAACACATACAGACTTACTGAATGAAGAGCCATTCTGGACAGCAATTGGAGTAACGAAGACTGATCCATTGCCACTCGATCATCCTCTTGGAACAAATTTAAGAAGTGATGCCGTTATTAAGTCTTTCAATGTGAACCAGGAATTGACTAAAAAACTTCTCACGCAATGTCACCATGCTTATCAAACCGATACGAATGATATATTGCTTGCTGTATTAAGTCTATCAATTAAAGAAATATTCTCACTAGACAAAATAGTGATCAATCTGGAAGGACATGGAAGGGAATCAATTGGGAATGAAGTTGATGTAAGCAGAACAGTGGGGTGGTTTACCACTATGTATCCGGTAGTACTGGAAATTAATAATGATGAAGATCTGATTAAACATTTGGTGACATCTAAGGAAGTATTACACAGGGTTCCTAATAAAGGAATCGGTTTTGGTATACTCCGCTATCTGGCTGGAAAACAATATGAAATAGATCCGCAAATCAATTTTAATTATCTCGGTGATTTCGGTACTGGTATAGAAAATGCGGAAGGAAGCAGATTATTTGATTTCGTTGGTGAGTATCATGGTATGGAAAGTTCAGGTAATAGGCGCCGCGATTCAATATTGAATGTTTCAGGAATAATCGTCGATAGTAAAATCAGTATTCTGATCGAGTTTAGTAATAAACAATTTGATGATGCAACCATTGAGGATTTACTTCAGTCTTTTCAAAGAAGGCTGGAAAACTTTATTGTCTTACTATCCGAAGAGGACAAAACTACATTGAGTCCTGTAGACCTGACCTATAAAGGTCTGAATCAAGCACAATTGGAAGAATTGAGCAGATCTTAA
- a CDS encoding TauD/TfdA family dioxygenase, with translation MGNIIIERMSKGTQHINVVKPEGNSQLGLNDLLAYLEKEKSSITKLCLEDGGVLFRNFEIEGKEEFLSVKDVFKETSGFDYVDGNSPRTKLSASVYTSTEYPKEYSISLHNEMSYSNKWPHLIFFFCQTPAEEGGETPIVDSRYILSQLNPDIVRDFEKHGVKYTRYLSGAKGIGKSWMDTFETTEKEVLEKYCQENEIDFFWEGENIALSQNGLGIGTHPLTGEKIWFNQANQFHPSNLPQDIYKMLKIMHSKNRHRFPQYAFYGDGQEIPEAYLEEITRIQFESAIKFSWQKGDLLMLDNMLMAHGRMPFKGERKIYVSMC, from the coding sequence ATGGGGAATATAATCATCGAGAGAATGAGTAAAGGAACACAACATATAAATGTTGTTAAACCGGAAGGAAACAGTCAGCTTGGATTGAATGATCTGCTGGCGTACTTAGAAAAAGAAAAGTCTTCAATAACTAAGTTATGTCTTGAAGATGGTGGTGTTCTCTTCAGAAATTTTGAGATTGAGGGAAAGGAAGAGTTTTTATCAGTTAAAGATGTTTTTAAAGAAACATCAGGCTTTGATTATGTTGACGGCAATTCTCCTAGAACAAAATTGTCTGCCAGTGTCTACACTTCCACAGAATATCCAAAAGAATATAGTATATCGTTACATAATGAAATGTCGTATTCCAATAAATGGCCACATCTGATATTTTTCTTTTGTCAGACTCCCGCGGAAGAGGGGGGAGAAACCCCTATTGTGGATAGCAGATATATACTGTCGCAACTGAACCCGGACATAGTCAGGGATTTTGAGAAACACGGAGTAAAATACACTCGATACTTAAGTGGGGCAAAAGGGATAGGGAAAAGTTGGATGGACACTTTTGAAACCACTGAAAAAGAAGTTCTTGAAAAATACTGTCAGGAAAATGAGATAGATTTTTTCTGGGAAGGGGAAAATATCGCCTTAAGTCAGAATGGACTTGGAATCGGAACCCATCCGCTAACCGGAGAAAAAATATGGTTTAATCAGGCAAATCAATTTCACCCATCTAATCTTCCGCAGGATATCTATAAAATGCTTAAGATAATGCATTCTAAAAATAGACATAGATTTCCACAATATGCTTTCTATGGAGATGGACAGGAAATTCCCGAAGCCTATTTGGAAGAAATTACAAGAATACAATTTGAGAGTGCAATTAAATTCAGTTGGCAGAAAGGTGATCTGCTCATGTTGGACAACATGTTAATGGCGCATGGAAGGATGCCGTTTAAAGGGGAGAGAAAGATATACGTAAGTATGTGCTAG